The Dyadobacter sp. 676 DNA window CACGACCTGATGAATTTTCACGAGTCGTTTCCGGTGACCGACAGAAACGGCAGGGACACGCTTTGGGAAAGCCCGTTATATCCCTCGAACGAGCTGGCACGGCTTCATACCGGCCTGAAAAAAGTCTACGCCATGCTCAAAGCGAACGGCAACCTGCGCATTGTGGAACATAAATATATCGACCGGATAGATTATTGTAAGTTCGGCAATTCCAATCCGTTCCGCATCAAGATCGTAAACCGGCTGAACGACATTTATGACTACTTCTACGTCAAGAAGGCCGACGCTTCCCGCATTTACGGGCTGGAACTGGAAGAGATATTCTCACCCAACCAGGTAAACTACATCGTAGACGGGGAAACGCTCATAGAGGAGCATATCGCGGGCATTCCGGGCGACGAGTTCGCACGTACGCGTATGCGGGACCCCGATTACAATCCGATCCGGATCGCCAAGGAGTTCGTTAAATTCAACGAGCGATGCAAAATCACCTTGCTGGGAGACATGCGGTCGTATAACTTCGTCATGCAAATCACCCCCCGATTTCGACGATTTTCAGTTCCGCCTTCGCGCCATCGATTTCGACCAGCAGTTTTACGAGGGAAATCTCAAAGTATATATGCCCCAGTTTTTCAAGGAGAACCTGCCTTACGTACAGCTGGCGATGGAATATCTGACGGACAAGACCGTGGTGCAATACCAGCAGGAAGAGCAGTCGTCGATCATGTACCAGGCCAAAGCCGAACGTTACCGCCTCCGGGACATGCGGGACGTTTGTATCAGCGACAAAATCTCGACTCCCGAGAATATCCGCCAGTTGCGGGAGGGACTTGCGAAACACTATTCGGACCCGCATTATTTCAAATGTGAGACCATGACGGAGATTATCGAGCTGAATATCAAGAATGTGATACGTATGGTGATAGCGTAGCTCATTTTGCTTGGAATACAAAACCATTCAATGGAATTATATATTAATTAACATGTAATTCGTTGATTTATTTGTGTTTATAGTGAAATTGTGGTGGTGTTTGCACTGCTATTAACTCGTTCCTAATCCCATGAAACATTTACTACTCATCTTTTTTGTGCTCTGTGCGCTTTTCGCAAGGCACCTGAAAGCTTGTCCGGGCGGTACCTTCTCTACCCAGGCAAGTATCGACAATTTTCCACTCAACAATCCCGGCTGCACGGTAATTACGGGTGACATTATAATTGAGGATATTCCCGGAACCAGCATTACGAACTTGAACGGCTTCGCAGGCATTACCAAAATTATAGGCAATTTCAGGATATTCCGGGCTGGCTCATTGACGAGCCTGGCGGGGTTGTCGTCGCTCAAATCCGTCGAATTGGACCCCAGTGCGCCCCCAACACGGGAAACGGGAATGTTTTATATAAATCAGTGCCCGTTGCTGACTACTCTGGCTGGCCTTTCGTCACTTGAAAGTGTGGTTAACCTGCAATTTTCGTATTCCGGTCTGGCGAATCTCGTTGGTCTCAATAACCTTAAAAAGGTCGGCGGCATTACGTTGATCAGCCTGCCGATAGTCGATCTGACAGGGCTGGGTGTATTGGAAAATTGTACCTCTCTGTACATTACGGAGAATAAATCGCTAACCAGTCTGGATGGTTTTCCAAACAATATTCCTGATTTGGCTTACATCGTATTACTGCGCAACGCAGTGCTGGCAAGTGTAAATGTAGGCAGAGGCATCACATCTTTGACCTTGTTGGAATTGGGAGACAATCCTGCATTGGCCGATCTTTCCGATTTCAATGAAATTCAGTCATTTGGGCGACTGGTTGTAAATGGGGTCGGGGGTATTAACAGCTTTGAGGGATTAGATGCCTGCACTTCGATCGGACAGCTCTACGTAGCCGGTCCCGCCCCGAGCTTTTCAGGGTTGGAAAATGTTACCCGGCTGGGACATTTCTATCTCAGTGTAACGCCTGGCAATCGGAGTTTTGAAGGATTGAGCGGGGTCAAATCCATTGGAAGATGGGATGTTGTCGGCAGTACGGTGGATGATTTTAGCGGTCTCGCCTCGCTGGAATCCGTCAGAGATTTCCGATTTAATCGCATCGGCGTTACCAGTCTCAGCGGCCTGGACGATCTGAAAGTGGATTCGATCGCCAACGTTGCAATTCATGACTCGTTTTCGTTGACTGATTGCAATGTGAGGAGTTTGTGTATCTATCTGGCAAAACCGACGGCAGTATCCAATATCGAGAGGAATGGGATCGGGTGCGAGAGTAAAGCAGCAATTGTGAATTCGGCGGCATGTATGACTGTATTTCCGGTGACATTCGTTTCATTCCGGGTGCAGCGGGTTTCCGAGGGTAACAAGCTGAGCTGGCAAACGGCTTCCGAGATTAATAACAAGGGATTTGAAATCGAAAGAAGCGAGGACGGGCGGATGTTTACCTCCATAGGTTACGAAGCGGGAAGTGGGGACACGCAAACATTGAAAAGCTATTCATTTACAGACTCGCAGCCGCTGGCCAACAGTTATTACCGATTGAAACAGTGGGACTGGGATGGCAGTTTTCGATATTCAAAGATAGTGTGGGTGCGTGCGGACCGGTCGATGGCGACGGCTTATCCAAATCCAGCCGGAGATTTTATCTACATTAAGAATGCCGTGGATTACAGTCCGGTTTCTATCAGAAACTTACAGGGTTTTTCGGTTAAGGAATCTACGGTTTTACCAGGCAAGCCAATCGATACGCGGGCGCTGCAAAATGGCCTTTACATGATTTCGATAGGGGACGAGATATTGAAGGTTTGGGTAAATCATTGAAAAGTATTTGCAGAAGATCGGATCGGTATCAGGGTAAATAATCATCCGTTTGCCCTGATCCTGGAATATTAATCGTAATTTTGTAAAAAAGAGGAACCGACTGCCGGTGAGCGGCGTTGGTTCTTTTTAGTATTAACCAAAATCGGAAGGCATTCAACCTTCGGCGGATTATCACAATGAGCAAACACGGACGCATTCTTGTCGCCATGAGCGGCGGCATCGACAGCTCGCTCGCAGCTGTCCTTCTCCATGAACAAGGCTATGAGGTCATCGGTATGACCATGAAGACCTGGGATTACGCCAGCAGTGGCGGTACCAAAAAGGAAACCGGCTGTTGTTCGCTGGATTCCATCAACGACGCGCGCAATATCGCGGTTGAACTCGGTTTTCCACATTATATTCTCGATATCCGTGCCGAATTCGGCGATTATGTGATCGACCACTTCACCGGTGAATACCTCGAAGGCCGCACGCCCAATCCGTGTGTGCTTTGCAATACCCACATCAAATGGGATGCATTACTCCGCCGTGCCGACAGGCTCGACTGCGAGTTTATTGCTACCGGTCATTACGCCAATATGCAATTCAATAATGGCCGCCACTACGTCTCCAAAGGCATCGATACCTGGAAAGACCAGAGTTATGTGCTTTGGGGCGTGTCGCAGGAGAGTCTGGCCCGTACCAAGTTGCCATTAGGTTATCTGCATAAAACCGAAATCCGGGAAATGGCCCGCGAAAGGGGGTTTATTGATCTGGTAAACAAATCGGAGAGTTATGAAATCTGCTTCGTGCCCGATAACGACTACCGCGGCTTCCTGAAAAGACGCATTCCGGGCCTGGAAGCGGAAGTGGCGGGTGGTAACTTCATTTACGCCGACGGGACCGTCGTCGGAAAACATGAAGGTTACCCGTTCTACACGGTCGGGCAGCGCAAAGGGCTCGGTATTGCATTGGGCCGTCCTGTTTTCGTGACCGAAATTCGTAAAGACACAAACGAGGTAGTTCTGGGAGACATGCCCGATCTTTTCCGCGACGGAATGAACGTGAGCAAACTGAACCTTCAAAAGTACGCGTCCATTGAAACGCCACTCGAAACGGTAACCAAAGTACGCTACAAGCATGACGGAACATCGGCCGTTATCGAACAAACCGCTCCCGATCAGATCGTAGCCCGTTTTCACGACGGGGTGAACGGCATCGCCCCAGGCCAGGCCGCTGTTTTTTACGAAGGCGACGATGTAGTGGGCGGCGGCTGGATTATGAAGAGCTTCCGGCAGGAAAGAGATAGCTGAACGAAGTTGTAGCCTAGCTTTCGCCTCTTTAATCTTACTCAATAGTTCCTCTGTAAAGTTTCATCAACAACTGAACTTACAGATGTAAAAACCCTCCGACGACTCGCGAAGGAACGAGTAAGAGTGGATTTGGTAGCAAAGGGTATCGGGGTGTACCGGAAAGAGCTCGATGCGGAGATCAGGTCTAATATGGTTGGCGCGAAGGAATGTATCAACCAGCCATTCAGTCCTTATTTGGATAAAATCAACCTGCTGATTAATGGGCTGGAAGAAGCGCTCGATTCTGCAACTTATCTTGGTTTCACCATTTCAAACGCATCCCAAACCACACGTTTTAGGATACCATTATTTTGAAACAGAAATAGGCGGGAAAACCGCCTATTTAGCAATTTTATCTGAAAAACAGTCTTATTATCAGTTTTTTAATCTCTGCCTTACCGCCTCATACAAAATCACGGAGCTAGCCACCGAAACATTCAGCGACTCCACTTGCCCGGCTAGTGGAATGCGGGCGCCGCTGTCGGCCAGGTCGATGAATTCTTTGGAAATACCATCTTCCTCTGAACCCATAATAATGACGGTGGGAATGGTAAAATCGATGTCGTAGAGCGATTTGTCGGTCTTTTCCGTACAGGCGATGATCTGCAACCCGCTGTTCCGCAGATAGGTGAGAGTCTCATAGAGATTCGGCTCGCGGCAGATTGGCAGGAAATTCAACGCCCCGGACGACGTTTTCATCGCGTCGGCATTGATCTGTGCACCGCCTTTGGTAGGGACGATAATGGCCTGTACGCCCGCGCATTCGGCTGTACGCGCAATGGCGCCGAAATTACGAACGTCGGTAACGCGGTCCAGCAGGAGCAGGAGTGGTGTCTTACCATCTTCATACACCTGCGTGAGCACATTGTGCAAAGGCATGTACTGGATCGGCGACACAAACGCAATAACACCCTGGTGGTTTTTACGGGTTACGCGGTTCAGTTTCTCGACCGGCACGCGTTGATAGGGTACCCCAAGCTCTTTCGCGAGCTTTTCAATTTCCGGGAGCCCGAGCTCCCGCTGGATAAATAATCGTTCTATTTCTTTTCCCGAACGAAGGGTTTCGAGTACCGACTGCGTACCAAAAACCATGTCGGCCTGGGACGGTCTGGGGGCTGGTTTTCTTACCGTATACTTCCGTTTCTCCATGCTTCTACTACTGGATACCAAATCGGCTGGTATTCGGCATAGCGAACCAGTTCATAATGATCATCCACGAATTGATTGTTTCTTCTGTTAAATGTAAAATTGACGTTTTGCGCGTTGCCTTTGTGGTCGTAGGTCCATACTTCGCGGTCTTTGCTGCGTTGCACTTTGTCCGGCGGGCCTAAAATGATGTAAATCATTCCTTTATCGGTTTTCCAGCCTTCTTTATACGTGGTGAACAACTGGTTGGCTTCTTCCACGCGGCCGTAGAATGAACGGATGGATTGCTGAGCCAGCGGCGCATTTCCGTTCATGAGCGTCAGCCAGTATTTATCCAGTGCCTTTTTGTAATCCTCCGCTTTTTTTATCTCATTGATCTCGTTGTTGGTGCTCATATAAAGCAGCGGGCCCAGCAACAGTTGCGGACGGGTGATTTTCGGAAACCGTTCATTCACTACGAGGATACCCAGGCCTTCGGATTGTGTGGTATCCGCAAAAATATTATAAAGCCCTTCTTTGCTGAATTGCAATGGCTGGTTGGCGTTGATGGTAAATGTGCTGTCCACTTCCAGCGATTTGCTCACATTCTTAGGTGCGATGTTCATCGGAGAGCCGGCCGGTTCAAAATCGTGGTTGTAGTAGTAAACATGCAACTGATCGGCGCCTCCAACCGCTTTTTTGATCGTTACCTGCTCGTTCGTATTTACATAATGTCTTTGCAAGGGCTGGCTTGAATTGCCGACGTACACACCGTACGTCTGGTTTACGGCCAGTTTTTTGAACCGGATGGTCAGGTCGTTCAGCACTTTTTTAAGCGTGCCGGTCTGACTGATTTCGCTTAGCAGCACTCCATAATCACGATTTGGACTTTTCAGGTCGTACGAAATGACGATCTTGTCGCCCATACGCGAAACATTCGTGGAATCGAGCTTCACATTGCCGTAACCCAGGCGCTCGCGGGTGCCGTAGTCCGAGTAAATGACGTAATTGAGATTGTAAAGTTTGACAAAATCCGCGACGCTGATCGGGTTTTTACCTTTGAATGCATCCACATACAGGAAAACCTGCGCCTGGGTCGTGTCTTTCAGCAGGTACTTGCTCTGGATGGCAACCAGTGCAAGTTCTTCGTTGACCGGCGCGGGCACCTGTTGCTGCTGTTCCGTAGATCGCACCTGCGCCTCGGGAATCTGCTTCATGGGCTTGTTCGACGATGCGCAACCGGCCATCACCCAAACAGACATTATATAGATGCAAAAGCGAAAATTTGTTCTCATGTACGTGTCTTCATCGTTTGTCAAATAACGAAGGAACGGGCAAAATTACCCAATAAAACGGTAATAAAATTTTTATTCGGAGCTCTTGCTTCCACGGGTCGCGGATTTGATCTGTTTCTCGATCGCATCCCATTGATCGTCAGAGACTTCTTTCAGGAAATTGAATTGTCCGGCCGCCAATACCTCGCCGCCGTCGAGCGTAATAACTTCGCCGGTCATATAGGCAGAAAAATCGGATAGCAGGTAGGCCGCCAGATTAGCCAGTTCCTGGTGTTCGCCCGTGCGTGCGAGCGGAATACGGTTTTCAAAAGAGAACTTTTCAGCGAGTTCTTCGGGAAACAGCCGGTCCCAGGCGCCTTTGGTGGGAAACGGACCGGGAGCAAGGGCGTTTAGCCGGATACCATGCCGAGCCCATTCGAATGCGAGCGACCTGGTCATGGCAAGTACGCCGGCTTTCGCCATCGCCGAAGGAACCACCCAGCCGGAACCCGTAGTAGCGTAGGTCGTCGCGATGCTGAGCACCGTACCTTTGATATTATGCTCGATCCAGTATTTACCCAAAGCCAGCGTGAAATAATAGGTGCCGCGCAAAACGATGTCGACGACCGTGTCGACAGCCTTATAGGAAAGCCGTTCGGTAGGACTGATGAAATTCCCGGCCGAGTTATTGACCAGCCCGTCTACTTGCCCGAAAGCGTCGGCCGCCTTTGCGATCACATTTTCGATTTCCCCGGTTTTTCGCACGTCGCATGGTACGAAAATGATTTTTCCACCCGTAGCCCGGCTTAGTTCGTCGGCGGTTTGCGCCAGGATTTCCGTTTTCCTGCTGCAAATAACCACATTGGCGCCCAGCCTCAGGAAGTAAGCCGCCATTGACTTGCCGAGCCCAGTCCCGCCACCGGTGACGATTATGGTTTTGTTGTCGAGCGAGCCGTCGCGGAGCATTCCCTCGTTGTATGTCATAATGAATGTATTTTAGAATGGATAGAAGCAAAATTTTCTTCAAAAACAGTATATTTTGAATGTAAAACAAATCGTCCCGGCATGGATCAGTTGAAAGATATAATGAACGAGCTGGCCAGGCTCGGCAATGAGCAAACGCTTAAAACTTTCAGGAAACACGGTGCGGCGGAGCCCCTCTACGGCGTGAAGGTGGGGGATATGAAAACCATCCTGAAAAAGCATAGGAACGACCATCAGCTCGCGTTGGAGCTCTACAGAACCGGAAATTCCGACGCAATGTATCTGGCGGGACTGATGTCGAAGCCCGCGTTGATGACACCGGAGGTGCTCGACGAGTGGGTTGAAGCTGCATCCTGGTATATGATCAGCGAATACACGGTGGCCTGGAATGCCGCCGAAAGTCCGTATAAATTTGAAATGGCAAGGAAATGGATCGAATCGGACGACGAAATGACTGCGGACGCCGGCTGGGCAACGTGGGGCTGTATTCTTGCCTTAACCCCCGACGAACACCTCGACCGGGACGAAATCGACCGATTGCTCGATCGCGTGGAAAAGGAAATACATTCGGCGCCGAACCGGGTACGCTACGTAATGAACGGGTTTGTGATCGCGGTTGGCTGCTATTACGCGCCGTTGGCAGAAAAGGCCATGGAAGCCGGCAAAAGGATAGGAAAAGTGTATGTCAACGTCGGCGATACCGATTGTAAAGTACCTTACCCGCCCGACTACATTCAGAAAGTGTGGGATAAAGGGCTTCTCGGTAAAAAGCGTCGGGAAGTAAGGTGTTGAGGTTTATTGTTGTGCGAGTAGGTAAAGTACCGCCATCCGCACCGCCACACCGTTTTCGACCTGGTTCAATATGATGGAATGGTTCGAGTCGGCCGCATCCGACGAAAGTTCCACGCCGCGGTTGATCGGGCCGGGGTGCATGAGTACGATCTCCTTGTTCAGTTCGTCGAGCATCGCCTTGTTGATACCATAATACAACGAATATTCACGAAGAGACGGGAAGTATTTGATCTGCTGCCGTTCCAGCTGTATACGCAGCACATTGGCGACGTCGCACCACTGCAACGCTTCCCGCACGTCATGCCCGATTTTAACGCCGAGCTCGCCCAGATGTTTGGGGATCAGCGTGGAGGGGCCACATACCATGACCTCCGCACCAAGCTTTTGCAGGCAAAATATATTCGATAGCGCCACACGCGAATGCGTGATGTCGCCGATAATCGCGATTTTCTTTCCTGCAAGGTCGCCTAGTTTTTCACGCATGGAAAAAGCGTCGAGCAATGCTTGGGTAGGGTGCTCGTGCGTGCCGTCGCCGGCGTTTACGACATTGGCCGGTATGCGCGTGGATAAATAATGAGGCGCGCCGGGGCTGCTATGCCGCATCACGATCATATCCACTTTCATGGCGAGGATATTATTGACCGTATCCAGCAGTGTTTCTCCCTTTTTTACCGAACTGCCGGAAGCCGAAAAATTGACCACATCGGCCGAAAGCCGCTTTTCCGCCAGCTCAAACGACAACCGTGTCCGGGTGGAATTTTCGAAAAATACATTGGCGATGGTAATGTCGCGGAGGGAAGGGACTTTCTTGATGGGCCTGTTAATGACTTCTTTGAACTGGGTCGCCGTATCCAGGATAGTTTGAATGTCGTTCTCGTTCAGGTTTTTGATTCCAAGTAAGTGCCGGACCGAAAGCTGTGTCATTGTTTGTATTCAAGAAAGTTTGGCAAAGATAACAAGGAAGCGGTCAATGCGAAAATTCAAATGCGATTTTCGGGTGATTGCGAAAAGGCCAGCTCTCGGGGACTGTCATGGGATGTCTTGGGATATTTGGCTGTAAAACGGGTGTAAAGGCCCCGCCGTCAGCGGTTTGAAAGCCAGTGGGGCCGTAGCCGGTAAAGGCACCTGGGCGACGGGCCTCCAATATCGGTTCCTGAAATAAATTGCTAACCTCGATATGTGCCCCGCCCGCCTACACCGGAGCACGGATATTGGGCGGCACCTCACTATATTTGCGACCTTCCGGCAACACGGCCACATCCGGCGCAATACTTTTGATAAATGAATAAAACAGCAGTGATCGCCCACTTGAAATCCCTTCTCGACGAGCGTATGCAAGTCGCCTGGGAAGCGATGGAAGCGGCACAGAAATCGGCGAACGACCAGGGAAAGAGCTCGATGGGCGACAAATATGAAACCTCCCGGTCAATGGGGCAACTCGACAGGAATATGCACGCCCGGCAGTACGAGCAGGCGCGGCAGGAGCGGCTGCTCCTCGAAAAGATCGGTGAAACCGAAGTACCGGCTCGGAGCGCTGTGGGTTCGCTTCTGGAAACGTCGGCCGGCTGGTTTTTTATCGCCGTAAGTTTGGGCGCTGTCAAGATAGAAAATGAGACCGTTTTGGCAGTCTCATCTTCTTCGCCGGTGGGCGCTTCGCTGTTGGGCAAAGAGCCGGGCGCGTATTTCGAATTCATGAAAAAACAACACCGTA harbors:
- a CDS encoding T9SS type A sorting domain-containing protein: MKHLLLIFFVLCALFARHLKACPGGTFSTQASIDNFPLNNPGCTVITGDIIIEDIPGTSITNLNGFAGITKIIGNFRIFRAGSLTSLAGLSSLKSVELDPSAPPTRETGMFYINQCPLLTTLAGLSSLESVVNLQFSYSGLANLVGLNNLKKVGGITLISLPIVDLTGLGVLENCTSLYITENKSLTSLDGFPNNIPDLAYIVLLRNAVLASVNVGRGITSLTLLELGDNPALADLSDFNEIQSFGRLVVNGVGGINSFEGLDACTSIGQLYVAGPAPSFSGLENVTRLGHFYLSVTPGNRSFEGLSGVKSIGRWDVVGSTVDDFSGLASLESVRDFRFNRIGVTSLSGLDDLKVDSIANVAIHDSFSLTDCNVRSLCIYLAKPTAVSNIERNGIGCESKAAIVNSAACMTVFPVTFVSFRVQRVSEGNKLSWQTASEINNKGFEIERSEDGRMFTSIGYEAGSGDTQTLKSYSFTDSQPLANSYYRLKQWDWDGSFRYSKIVWVRADRSMATAYPNPAGDFIYIKNAVDYSPVSIRNLQGFSVKESTVLPGKPIDTRALQNGLYMISIGDEILKVWVNH
- the mnmA gene encoding tRNA 2-thiouridine(34) synthase MnmA, with translation MSKHGRILVAMSGGIDSSLAAVLLHEQGYEVIGMTMKTWDYASSGGTKKETGCCSLDSINDARNIAVELGFPHYILDIRAEFGDYVIDHFTGEYLEGRTPNPCVLCNTHIKWDALLRRADRLDCEFIATGHYANMQFNNGRHYVSKGIDTWKDQSYVLWGVSQESLARTKLPLGYLHKTEIREMARERGFIDLVNKSESYEICFVPDNDYRGFLKRRIPGLEAEVAGGNFIYADGTVVGKHEGYPFYTVGQRKGLGIALGRPVFVTEIRKDTNEVVLGDMPDLFRDGMNVSKLNLQKYASIETPLETVTKVRYKHDGTSAVIEQTAPDQIVARFHDGVNGIAPGQAAVFYEGDDVVGGGWIMKSFRQERDS
- the rlmB gene encoding 23S rRNA (guanosine(2251)-2'-O)-methyltransferase RlmB, whose protein sequence is MEKRKYTVRKPAPRPSQADMVFGTQSVLETLRSGKEIERLFIQRELGLPEIEKLAKELGVPYQRVPVEKLNRVTRKNHQGVIAFVSPIQYMPLHNVLTQVYEDGKTPLLLLLDRVTDVRNFGAIARTAECAGVQAIIVPTKGGAQINADAMKTSSGALNFLPICREPNLYETLTYLRNSGLQIIACTEKTDKSLYDIDFTIPTVIIMGSEEDGISKEFIDLADSGARIPLAGQVESLNVSVASSVILYEAVRQRLKN
- a CDS encoding GWxTD domain-containing protein; amino-acid sequence: MKQIPEAQVRSTEQQQQVPAPVNEELALVAIQSKYLLKDTTQAQVFLYVDAFKGKNPISVADFVKLYNLNYVIYSDYGTRERLGYGNVKLDSTNVSRMGDKIVISYDLKSPNRDYGVLLSEISQTGTLKKVLNDLTIRFKKLAVNQTYGVYVGNSSQPLQRHYVNTNEQVTIKKAVGGADQLHVYYYNHDFEPAGSPMNIAPKNVSKSLEVDSTFTINANQPLQFSKEGLYNIFADTTQSEGLGILVVNERFPKITRPQLLLGPLLYMSTNNEINEIKKAEDYKKALDKYWLTLMNGNAPLAQQSIRSFYGRVEEANQLFTTYKEGWKTDKGMIYIILGPPDKVQRSKDREVWTYDHKGNAQNVNFTFNRRNNQFVDDHYELVRYAEYQPIWYPVVEAWRNGSIR
- a CDS encoding SDR family oxidoreductase, whose translation is MTYNEGMLRDGSLDNKTIIVTGGGTGLGKSMAAYFLRLGANVVICSRKTEILAQTADELSRATGGKIIFVPCDVRKTGEIENVIAKAADAFGQVDGLVNNSAGNFISPTERLSYKAVDTVVDIVLRGTYYFTLALGKYWIEHNIKGTVLSIATTYATTGSGWVVPSAMAKAGVLAMTRSLAFEWARHGIRLNALAPGPFPTKGAWDRLFPEELAEKFSFENRIPLARTGEHQELANLAAYLLSDFSAYMTGEVITLDGGEVLAAGQFNFLKEVSDDQWDAIEKQIKSATRGSKSSE
- a CDS encoding DNA alkylation repair protein is translated as MDQLKDIMNELARLGNEQTLKTFRKHGAAEPLYGVKVGDMKTILKKHRNDHQLALELYRTGNSDAMYLAGLMSKPALMTPEVLDEWVEAASWYMISEYTVAWNAAESPYKFEMARKWIESDDEMTADAGWATWGCILALTPDEHLDRDEIDRLLDRVEKEIHSAPNRVRYVMNGFVIAVGCYYAPLAEKAMEAGKRIGKVYVNVGDTDCKVPYPPDYIQKVWDKGLLGKKRREVRC
- a CDS encoding aspartate carbamoyltransferase catalytic subunit, whose product is MTQLSVRHLLGIKNLNENDIQTILDTATQFKEVINRPIKKVPSLRDITIANVFFENSTRTRLSFELAEKRLSADVVNFSASGSSVKKGETLLDTVNNILAMKVDMIVMRHSSPGAPHYLSTRIPANVVNAGDGTHEHPTQALLDAFSMREKLGDLAGKKIAIIGDITHSRVALSNIFCLQKLGAEVMVCGPSTLIPKHLGELGVKIGHDVREALQWCDVANVLRIQLERQQIKYFPSLREYSLYYGINKAMLDELNKEIVLMHPGPINRGVELSSDAADSNHSIILNQVENGVAVRMAVLYLLAQQ
- a CDS encoding transcription elongation factor, with protein sequence MNKTAVIAHLKSLLDERMQVAWEAMEAAQKSANDQGKSSMGDKYETSRSMGQLDRNMHARQYEQARQERLLLEKIGETEVPARSAVGSLLETSAGWFFIAVSLGAVKIENETVLAVSSSSPVGASLLGKEPGAYFEFMKKQHRIVALY